ataataaTTAAGTGGTGActctttaactttaattaaccctgaaattaccggaatgttgtaaatCATTTTGACCCAGAATTTGCAGGGTCATCTTGATGCCCATTGTCCAGAGATAATACTTTTTATCACTCTAAATGATGACTGCAAGCTATGAGCATAGAACCTGGGAAATGCACTATTGGACTTCCACATGGTTTTTCCTTCTATTTTGTCAAAGTATTCAGATTATATATTTGTTGAAAACAAGCTAGGCCACAGAGCTTTACAAGACTTGTGGCAAGGACCTCCTTATTATTGAATGGATGTAGTTGGTGAATTTAGTTATGGACCAGCTGGTTTAAAGTAATGGTGACACAGATCTAGCACAGTATAGAATAGAAACAAGTCATAAGAAGGGTGAAATTTGACAAATAAGAAACTTTTGCTCTATTTGCTGTTACTCCACACAGAAATTTAAATGAAAGAAATGCATCAACCTCTTTGCCTAAAACTAGACAACCAGCCATGTACACAATTCCAAAGGTCCCACATTAAACAGCAACACATGATTTTGCTTTGCCTAACTAACTGAGTGTGGCAACTTTAGCTACAATCTCAATAAACTGCTTCCACGAGCCACATCAATCATCAACCAGACAGCTAGTAATCAAACGTTTTGAAAGATCACATACATTCAATCTTAGCTTAATCCACAAATTTAAGGCCCCATATCAGCATGACTAACGGACAACATCAGATGGATTTGCCTAATCGGTGAGTGGAAAAAATTTCAACTCCAACTCAAATCCTTCTCCAGCCCCTAGTATATAAATAATCCCCCTTCTATAAGCCTTTTCATCATCAACCACAAGCATTATCTATTCAGCTATCAAGCGTCTCTAACTTTATTGTTTCCAATCTTCAAGAGAAAAAACAATGCTAAGTGCTAAGAAACTTATCAAGATGGCTAGGAAATGGCAGAAGTTTGCAGCCATGCAGAGGAAGAGGATTTCACTTCCAAGAAATAGAAACGATGCAGACAGTTGTAGTACATCTTCATCATTTATGGCCGGAAAAGGCCAGTTTGTAGTGTATACAACTGATCAAAAGCGCTTTGTGATTCCATTGGCTTATCTAGAAAATGAGCTCATTTTGCAACTTTTAAATATGTCTGAAGAAGAGTTTGGTCTGCCAAGTGGCGGTCCTATTAAATTACTGTGTGATTCAGCCTTCATGGAGTACCTTGTTTCACTAATCAAGAAAGGTGCAACAGCTGAAGATCTTCACAAAGCATTGATCCTCTTGCTTAGTTCAAgttgctcttcaacttcttcattgCACCAAGAATGGAGAAACCAGCAACTCCTTGTTTGTTGAGTAATGTTCATTATCTTTAGTAAATGATAGCTCAAGATAGATTATCAGATTAAAAGTAGGTAGTTGAAAGTGTGTGTACAAATGGAATCGAGATTTATATGAAATTTAACCAGATTGAAATCTTTCATTTCTCAATTGGTGATTGAAAACTTCTAGCATTCTCATCTTGGGATGGCACTAAAAAGGGCAGcgcggtgcactaagctcccgctatgtgcggggtccggggaaggaccagatcacaagggtctattgtatgcagtcttaccttgcatttctgcaagcggctgtttccacggctcgaacccatgacctcctagtcacatggcagcaactttaccagttaagccaaggctccccttctatATATAAGAAATCAAGTAATTGCCTGGAGTGGTTTATTTATGTAGACTCACAAAACCATAGTTATACAATATGCATAGCTAGAAATGAAGAAAAAAGCAAGCTTCAATTTCGAATAAATTATAAACCACCTGTACTATGGCCTAATTGGTCCAAGAACAGAAACTGCATTCTTTGTATGTCTAATATTTTTCTCAAAGGACCTCTCTCCATGGAACAAAAAGAAGTACAAGTAATTTGCACATGTGTGCAACTTTTTAAACGTTTATCTTGCGCTCAGGTTCAATTTCTTTTAATAGAAATAGTATGAGAGAAAAAGAAGCAATAAATAAAGaatgagatggtggattttgaagTCAACATATGTGAACCATTGAATTCTGAAATTGTATTAGCTGTTCGAGCAATTCTGTTCAAGAAACTAAGCTGAACAAGCCCTTTTCTCACACTGCACTCTTATCCATTAGACAAGGTGGTATCTAAGTTACTTTATGCTGGCCACAGAGGTCTTTGAGACACCTCGGACGTCATAATTTTTTTAACTCGGGCCTGATTTCGCCATTTTATCTCTTTCTCACTTCTTTATCATCATTTTTTGCTTCAACCACGTCTATTGATCCACACAATTGAAATACGATGAATTTCATAAGATTGAGCAGAAATACATACTAAAAGAACTACAAAAGTGTAAGTGAACGACACTGAATAAGTGGTAAAATCACCACTTATCCCTTTACGTTGTCCATTTGGGTACTTTGTAAAATGAGCATTTGAGTATATAACTACAGAAACTAGTATGAAGAAGGGGAACTAACAAATcacaagaaaaaataattttgtttccGTGAAGCATGATCATTGCGAAGTCATTAAAATAGTAGCATTAACCTTTTCCATGAACAGTGAACTCTTAGACTTACTCCTGATGTTGAAAACTTCTTGACAACTCACTTAGACGTAACATCAGAGTTATCTATCTAGAAGAGTGATAAAGGAAGAGATTCTTTTGAAGAACTGGATGTGTTTTATAAGAAATGATATATCATAATACATCCTGATAGTTACTGGTGAATGATTGGCAAAACTTTTAAGCCGTACTAGAAGAAAAACGCTAGCACATGGAATTGCCTTCATACTAACTGACAAGCATTTGGTGATCATTACTTATTAGGCCAAATATTATGAGAGGCACAAGGCCCTACCTTTTCTCATAACTTTAGGTACTCCCTCTTCCTAACTCTCTCTCCAAAAGAATTGAATTTTGACCAATCAATAAAGTTGAGCATTCTTGTATCTTAACTAATGACAATGGTGAGGGTCTCATCTGTCTTTAACTAATGTCTTGTTTCTACCAAAGAGAAGACAATAAGGAACCTATTATATTTCATACATTCAAACTATAGCTTCATCCACAAATTGAAGGCCCCAAATCAACATGAGCAACAGACATCAGCACATGGATTTGCCTTTGGTGGTTGTGGCAAAAATTTAAGCTCCAACTCAAAGCCCTATCCAGCCCTGTATAAATTGATCATCAAACACAAGCATTATCTACTCAGCCATCAGAGATCTAACTTTCTTCTTTCCAATCTTCTAGAAAAAATAAGAATGCTCAGTGCTAAGAAGCTCATCAAGATGGCCAGGAAATGGCAGAAGTTTGCGGCCATGCAGAGGAAGAGGATTTCACTTCCAAGAAATAGAAATGATGCAGATAGTTGTAGTATGTCGTCATTATTAGTAGCCGGAAAAGGCCAGTTTGTAGTGTATACTACTGATCAAAGGCGCTTTGTGATTCCCTTGGCTTATCTTGAAAACAAGGTCATTTTGCAACTTTTAAACATGTCTGAAGAAGAGTTTGGTCTGCCAAGTGGCGGTCCTATTACATTACCGTGTGATTCAGCTTTCATGGACTACGCTGTTTCCCTAATCAAGAAAGGTGCAGCTGTCGGAGATCTTCACAAAGCATTGCTCCTCTCAATTACTAATTCAAgttgctcttcaacttctttTCTGCACCAAGAATGGGGGAACCAACAACTCCTTGTTTATTAGTCATGATCATTATCCTTAGTGTATGATAGCTCAGAATAGATTGTATAGCATATGAAAAGTAGGCAATTAAAGATGTTTATTTCAGATGGAATAGAGATTTATCTGAAATTTCACCCGATCTAAAGCTTTCAATTTACATTTTCGAGATTGAGAACTCCTAGCATTCTGGGATGACATTATTTACAGGGACTTATTTTTTATGCTAGTAGTCAACTTTGTTGATCAAAACCAACAGATATAGGAATCATGCACATACAAATCTTGATGTCATGAAAATTAACTCTAAAGAGTTCAAAATGAAGTGAAATCATAAAAGGTATTCCTCTTTACAAGATATAGTTGTTATTGTCCGAGTAGTCAACTTTACTGACAGATACAAAATCATGCCAGACAAGTGTTAATGACATGAAAATCAACTCTGAACAGTTCAAACGAAATGAAATCATAAATGGTATTACTCTTTCACTGCAGTTAAATATCAAACTTGATTAGTCTAGATTGGAAAAGGAGCAGCAGATTACAAGAATATTACTCTACCAAGAAAGTATTCAGTCTTAAATGCAGGTTACCAGCTGCTAATTCTACTTGAAAAATGAGTACAACTACGCACCTCACTTGACAAATATTAAACTACCAAAACTATGTTTTAGATCTTTGCAATGCACCTGGAATATCCAGTTTGTGGCTTCAGAATCACCAAATAGGCATATACTTGTGCAGTCTTCCATTTGCTTATTTTTTTAAATGTCAAAGGTGTAAAGCAGCACCAAAACTATGTTATTATCATTTTAAATAGTTGTGATTCTAAAGTACTTTCGTTGAGCTCCTGAGAAACAGTTACTCAAGAAGATGAGATTTCTCGGATCTGCTTTTTATGAAATATCCAGTTTAGAGTATAGACGCTTATATCTAATGAAAACCAATGTTGATGTTTTTGGTATGAGGAAATGCTTGACTAGAAAGTCACACATTTCTGTTAGAATTCAAAGTCATTAAATTACTAGTGTATAGATTTTTCATGAACAATGAAATCTTGAAAAATATGCTCGTGTAACATATTAGCCAGTTACAAGTCTTTTGGTTGGAAACAAATTCTGGTTTTTCCACACACAAAAAGGAGAAAAGAGACTAGAGGTGATATCCCAACTGTTATTGATATTATAGTAAGTTTACAACATTGCTTTTCACTGTGTAAGAGTAAACAAGACCGACCTGCAAATCACAAATTTTGAACAAAcaccaacattttttttttttggcattttgcCATCAGACAGAATAGTATACTGGACGCGGATAGGCATATTGTATAGgcttctttttttcattttcaggCTAGAAATACTAGATGATTAAGCTCTAAGGATTGTGAAACTAAAGAAAAGGTAAAGAGATTTTAGTTTATGTGGAGAACTGTGCATTTATAAACAGCTTTGAATACATATGACATAACAGGCAGCACCACATGGTTTTGCCTTTTACCAGCAAAACATTATCTTTTCACAAGAAACTTATCATCTTCCATACATTTGAACAGGATTAATTAATAAATTTAAGGCCCTGTATCAACATGACCAACAGACAACAGCACATGGATTTGCCTTCGGTTGTTAGAGGCAAAAATTCAACTACAACTCAAAGCGTCTGTCCAGCCTCTTGGATAAATAATCCCCCTTCCATAAGACTTTTCATCATCAACCACAAGCATTTTCTATTCAGCTATCAAACGTCTCCAACTTTCTTGCTTCCAATCTTCAAGCGAAAACAATGCTAAGTGTTAAGAAACTCATTAAGATGGCTAGGACATGGCAGAAGTTCGCAGCCATGCAGAGGAAGAGGATTTCACTTCCAAGAAATGGAAATGAGGCAGAAAGTTGCAGTACGTCTTCATCATTTATAGCCGGAAAAGGCCAGTTTGTAGTGTATACAACTGATCAAAGACGCTTTCTGATTCCATTGGCTTATCTGGAAAATAAGTTCATTTTGCAACTTTTAAACATGTCTGAAGAAGAGTTTGGTCTGCCAAGTGGAGGCCATATTATATTAACGTGTGATTCAGCTTTCATGGAATACATTGTTTCACTAATCAAGAAAGGCGCAACTGCTGAAGATCTTCATAAAGCATTGCTCTTCTTGATTAGTTCAAgttgctcttcaacttcttctttGCACCAAGAATGGGGAAACCAGCAACTCCTTGTTTGTTGAATCATGTTCATTATCTTTAGTAAAGGATAGCTCAAAATAGATTTTATATATATCAGATTAAAAGTAGGTAGTTGAAACTGTGTATACAAATGGAATCAAGATTTATATGAAATTTAACCAGATTGAAATCTTTCATTTCTCAATTGGTGATTGAAAACTTCGTGCATTCTCGTCTTGGGCTGGTACTGTTTACATGAAAAACTAGTTTTTATCCGAGTATTCAACTTTGGCGATGAAAACTAACAGATATATAATGCCCAGACAGTCTTAATGACATGAAAATTAACTCTGAAGAGTTCAGATGAAATGAAATCATAAAAGGTAACCCCCTTGCACTGTTGTTAAATATCACACTTGATCAATCTGGATTGGAAAAGGAGCTGCAGTTTACAAGAATATAATCATTTAGAAAGTAATAAAAAACCTCAATTATTCACTCTGCAGCTTCTTACCCCATCACCACTTCCACTGGGATTCTAGTTTCTTGAAATAGGTCATTCATATTCAAATATATCAAGCCATTGCATGTCCAACTCTAGAAAGCTCATAACCACCTGGCAGAAACAAGTGGTCTTTAGTGAGTTGGACTAAGTAATGAAATCAAGTATAATGGCCTGGAGTGGTACATTTATGTAGACTCACAAAACCATAGTTCTACAATATGCATAGCTAGAAATGAAGAGCAAAGCAAGCCTCAATTTCGGAAAAATTATAAACCACCTCTGCTATGGCCTAATTGGTCCAAGAACAGAAGCTGCAATCTTTGTAGGTCTAATATTTTGTTGAAGGACCTCTCTCCACAGAACAAAAAGAAATACAAGTAATTTGCACATGTGTGCAAATTTTTAAACGTTTATCTTGCGCTCAGGTTGAATTTCTTTTAATAGAAATAGTATGATGAGCAAACAAAAGCAATCAATAAAGAtatgagatggtggattttgaagTCAACATATGTGAACCATTGAATTCTGAAATTATCTTAGCTGTTCGAGCAATGCCGTTCAAGAAACTAAGATGAACAAGCCCTTTTCTCACACTGCACTCTTATACATTAGACAAGGTGGGTTCTAAGTTACTTTACATTTGTCCATTTGGGCACTTTGTAAAATGAGCATTTGAGTCTATAACTACAGAAACTGGTATGAAGAAGGGGAATTGACAAATCACTAGAAAAAATAGCTTTTGTCCTTGAAGCATGATCATTGCCAAGTCATTAAAATGGTAGCATTAACTTTTTCCATGAACAATGAAATCTTAGACTACTCCTGATGTTGAAAACTTCTTGACGACTCACTTAGACTAAACATCAGAGTTATCTATCTAGAAGAGTAATAAAGGAAGAGATTCTTTTGA
The sequence above is a segment of the Lycium barbarum isolate Lr01 chromosome 6, ASM1917538v2, whole genome shotgun sequence genome. Coding sequences within it:
- the LOC132599435 gene encoding auxin-responsive protein SAUR68-like, which produces MLSAKKLIKMARKWQKFAAMQRKRISLPRNRNDADSCSMSSLLVAGKGQFVVYTTDQRRFVIPLAYLENKVILQLLNMSEEEFGLPSGGPITLPCDSAFMDYAVSLIKKGAAVGDLHKALLLSITNSSCSSTSFLHQEWGNQQLLVY
- the LOC132599434 gene encoding auxin-responsive protein SAUR68-like, whose translation is MLSAKKLIKMARKWQKFAAMQRKRISLPRNRNDADSCSTSSSFMAGKGQFVVYTTDQKRFVIPLAYLENELILQLLNMSEEEFGLPSGGPIKLLCDSAFMEYLVSLIKKGATAEDLHKALILLLSSSCSSTSSLHQEWRNQQLLVC
- the LOC132600375 gene encoding auxin-responsive protein SAUR64-like — encoded protein: MLSVKKLIKMARTWQKFAAMQRKRISLPRNGNEAESCSTSSSFIAGKGQFVVYTTDQRRFLIPLAYLENKFILQLLNMSEEEFGLPSGGHIILTCDSAFMEYIVSLIKKGATAEDLHKALLFLISSSCSSTSSLHQEWGNQQLLVC